The window GTTTTTCTTTTCCGCCACGAGCTTGAACGCCTCGAATGAGCTTTCCAGAGTTTCCTGATCGAGAGAAAATCCAAGCTGAGAGGCGCGACTTTCAAAGGCATGCCGTCCGGAAAGCTTGCCAAGGATTATACGGTTTCCGGTACGTCCGATGTCCGTGGGCGACATAATCTGATAAGTGTTTTCATTTGACAACACGCCATGCTGATGTATGCCCGATTCATGCCGGAAAGCGTTTTTTCCGATAATAGGCTGACCGACAGGAATCGGCACACCGGAAATTGACGAAACAAGACGGCAGGTCTTTGCGATTTCTTTTATATTAACATTTGTATCAAAACCAAAAAAATTATTACGAACCCGGATCGCCATTATGATTTCTTCAAGAGAAGCGTTGCCGGCGCGCTCGCCCAATCCGTTTATCGTCCCTTCAAGCTGAGTAACGCCGGCGCCGGCCGCGGCCAGGCTGTTCGCGACCGCGAGTCCGAGGTCGTTGTGGCAATGTGCGGCAAGCACAACATTCTTTATTCCGGCGGTATCTGTGAAAACTCTTTTTATCATTTCGGCATATTCGGAAGGAATGCAGTATCCGACAGTATCAGGGAAATTTACAGTTGATACGCCGGATGCGATTACGGCTGAAAAGACACGGCAGACAAAACCGACGTCAGAGCGTGTCGCATCCTCCGCGGAAAACTGCACGTCGCCGCAAAGACGCTTTGCGAGCTCGGCGGATTTCACTGCGCGTTCAAGCACCTCCTGCTCGGACATGTTAAGCTTGTATTGCATATGTATTGGACTTGTGGCTATAAAAATATGTATGCGCGGATTTTTTGCTTTATCCAAAGAACGCGCGGCGGCTTCGATATCCTGCTCCGTACATCGGGCAAGTGCGCAGAGCTTTGTATTTCCGACGACCTCCGCGGCGGCGCATATGGCGTTGAAGTCGCTTTGAGAAGCGGCGGCAAAACCGGCCTCGATTATATCGACGCCAAGGTCGCAGAGCTGCGCGGCAATTTCGCGTTTTTGAGTAAAAGAAAGGTTCACGCCCGGGGTCTGATCTCCGTCGCGAAGCGTTGTGTCAAGTAATTTTATCGTTTTCATTATTTTAAGCTCATTTGCGCATTTATATCCAGAATAATACTTCAAGTATATATTCATTTTGCAATTATGTCAATATGACACTTTAACAAACAAGCTTTTATCCCAAAAATCATGTCACTTGACAAAGACAAATGAATATAATATAATATGGAAATATTGAAAATCATGTAATATTATATAGCTTTGCGGGAATAATCTCCGCAGAAGGAAGTTTTATGCAGAATACGGAAAAAACAATGGAAAAAATCGTCGCGCTGTGCAAAAATCGCGGCTTTGTATATGCAGGCAGCGAGATATACGGCGGGCTTTCTAATACATGGGATTACGGCCCGCTGGGCGTTGAATTTAAAAACAATGTAAAACGCGCATGGTGGAAAAAATTCGTTCAGACCTCTCCTTATAACGTCGGTCTTGACTGCGCTATACTTATGAATCCTCAGGTATGGGTCGCTTCCGGACATGTCGGCGGCTTTTCTGACCCGCTCATGGACTGCAAGGATTGTAAAACACGTCACCGCGCCGACAAGCTGATCGAGGATATCGCCGGAGAGGGCGCGGCCGCAGGGATGACAAACGATCAGATGCTGCAGTATATCCGTGAACACAACATTGCCTGCCCACAATGCGGCGGACACAATTTTACCGACATAAGAAAATTTAACCTTATGTTCAAGACCTTTCAGGGCGTAACAGAGGACGCGAAGAACGAAATTTACCTTCGCCCGGAAACTGCTCAGGGCATTTTCGTTAATTTCAAAAACGTTGCCCGCACGACTCGCAGGAAAATTCCGTTTGGCATAGCCCAGATAGGCAAATCCTTCAGAAACGAGATCACCCCCGGCAATTTCACCTTCCGCACGAGAGAATTCGAGCAGATGGAGCTGGAATTTTTCTGCAAACCGGGTACGGATATAGAATGGTTTAAATATTGGAAGCAATTCTGCGCCGAGTTCCTTTATTCTCTCGGCATGAAAAAGGAAAACCTCAAACTCCGCGACCATGATCCGAAGGAACTTTCTCAC is drawn from Oscillospiraceae bacterium and contains these coding sequences:
- a CDS encoding 2-isopropylmalate synthase, with amino-acid sequence MMKTIKLLDTTLRDGDQTPGVNLSFTQKREIAAQLCDLGVDIIEAGFAAASQSDFNAICAAAEVVGNTKLCALARCTEQDIEAAARSLDKAKNPRIHIFIATSPIHMQYKLNMSEQEVLERAVKSAELAKRLCGDVQFSAEDATRSDVGFVCRVFSAVIASGVSTVNFPDTVGYCIPSEYAEMIKRVFTDTAGIKNVVLAAHCHNDLGLAVANSLAAAGAGVTQLEGTINGLGERAGNASLEEIIMAIRVRNNFFGFDTNVNIKEIAKTCRLVSSISGVPIPVGQPIIGKNAFRHESGIHQHGVLSNENTYQIMSPTDIGRTGNRIILGKLSGRHAFESRASQLGFSLDQETLESSFEAFKLVAEKKNTVADDEISEIIREKIDEKLITNGYKLIDFQIQSSGSMKSSAMLTLNKNDASITEAAVGNGPIDAAFNAVNRIVGEAVSLDAYSISAATEGADALGVVSVKILYSGNIFHGRGVSTDIIEASIKSYINAINRALYYTENN
- a CDS encoding glycine--tRNA ligase; translated protein: MQNTEKTMEKIVALCKNRGFVYAGSEIYGGLSNTWDYGPLGVEFKNNVKRAWWKKFVQTSPYNVGLDCAILMNPQVWVASGHVGGFSDPLMDCKDCKTRHRADKLIEDIAGEGAAAGMTNDQMLQYIREHNIACPQCGGHNFTDIRKFNLMFKTFQGVTEDAKNEIYLRPETAQGIFVNFKNVARTTRRKIPFGIAQIGKSFRNEITPGNFTFRTREFEQMELEFFCKPGTDIEWFKYWKQFCAEFLYSLGMKKENLKLRDHDPKELSHYSNATTDFEFLFPFGWGELWGVADRTDFDLSAHARVSGEPMEYFDAETGEKFVPYVIEPSLGCDRAALAFLIDAYDEEKIGDSDSRVVLHLHPALAPVKAAVLPLSKKLSEGARKVYEVVAEEFNTDYDEAGSIGKRYRRQDEIGTPYCITYDFDSESDGCVTVRDRDDMQQVRMPVSELVIFLKEKMKF